AGCTTTAGTTTCGAGGATACACAAACATACCAGTCATGGCGATCCCCTTATCAGGAGATTCACTGATCAGATactggaagaggtgagcgAAACTTATTGCTTAGAAGGTCTCAACTGATCGTTGAGTATCTTCGCTTGCTCAGGTCTCCAAACCATTCTTTGCAACTTTACAACGATGGATATTTTCCGGTGATCTAAATGACCCTTTCAACGAATTCTTCGTACAACTAAATCCTGAAAACGTCTCCGCTCGGGACGGCCGAATATCGCCAGCAGGGGATGTAGGATTTGAAGTGGGAATAGATTCCGCAGGAGGTACAGACGAGGCTCATAAAGTCTGGGAAAAGAAATACGTTTTTGTGAAAGGTATGGTACCTGGTTTTGTCAGTGAAGATTTCGGCAAGAAGGTGAGGTACAGACGGTTTACCTTGGACGTGGAACAAAAACTGATGAGTGGAAATAGATATTCTCAACTGGAAGAAGTTTGAATTTCATCCGATATAGCTGCGGGGATAGCGATTGGATAGAGACTCAAGCTAAGCTCGCTAACGCTGGTCGAGGTGAGGCTTCAGATGGCATAAAAGTCAACAAAAGCTCACCTTACAAATTCTGTAGCATTGAAATATAGCGATCTAGCTGGACTGGAACGGTCTATCGATGATGCGTATGGAATAGCCAGTCAACGGTTATTAGAGATATTCTTCGACAAATTCGTTCTGCTAGAACACCTGAGAGCTCTCAAATCCTATTTGATGCTGGGAGCTGGTGACTTCACAGAATTATTAATGGAAGCTTTAGCGTGAGCTCATGTCAATACTGGTTCTCAATGTTTTACGCTGATTCATACGCTATTATATCCAGTCCGCGACTTTCCAAGCCTGCTATATCGTTATATCGACATCACTTGACATCTGACTTGGAATCTGCTATTCGAGGATCGAACGCTCAGTTCGACAAACCAGATATACTACGTAGACTCGATGCTAGGATATTAGAATACTCTCATGGTGAAACAGGATGGGATTGTTTCGCATTGGAATATAAGGTTGAAGCTCCTTTAAACGCTGTTCTGGACGGAAAGGCAATGCTGGATTATGATAGATTATTCAATCATTTGTGGAGATTGAAAAGAGTAGAAAATGCTTTGACGCATGGTTGGATGCAAGTTACTAGTGTTTCGAGGACGTATGAGAAGATACCAGGTGCGTCCGAGATATCTGGTTAGTATCTTTTTAAGTGCTAACGAGTCTTTTGACAGGTCTCAGCAACGACTGGCATCATTGTCGAATAGTACAATCTGAAATGGTACATTTCCTGAGAAACCTCCAAGCCTTCTATCAATTAGAAGTGATAGAATGTTCATGGCAGGCATTGATAGAATTCAcagaaaagagagaaggtgatctagATGCTTTAATAGCCGCTCATCGAGAGTACCTCGATAGAGTGGTGAGAAAGGTCCTATTATTGAGTAGTAAAAGGGACAAAGAGGTGAGTAGCAAAACTTGTGCGAAAATGGTATTTACCTAGTGGAACATGGATACACTTGCTAACGATGTGCGGTAGGAGATACTACTTGACACGGTCCGGGATGCTCTTGAGTTCATCTTGCAGTTTAGGGATGCTACGGTCAGTTAGTCGGTTCTTAGCCAATGCGCGGAGAGATTAACTGATAAACATGTGAATGATTATAGGACGATCTGTATGGATGGTCCTTGGCTGAGGCTACTCGATTGGATCGTGAACGAGACACCGAACGAGTGAGTTATCTTCATTACCAATGGTTTCATTATCTTGTATCCTGAGAGTAACCTGATTGCGGAATAGGGACTATACACTACTCCAACAACGGATTCACTTGATCTATCACAGACTCAACTAACGTCAATCAGACAACGAATCAAGACatgttcaaattcattccAAGATCGTCTCATTTCGATATGTCATTTAGCTGGAAGTCACCCGGATTTAGATATTAGATTTTTAGCCATCAGGATAGCATGGAATGGACATTATTCTCTGAGGAAAAGTAGACCTACTGGTAATACCGTTGAAAGGAATTCAAAGTCAAGTAGGGGATAAACGGCCTTCTAAAGCTTCCGACGTGAACGGAGGAGACaacgagaagaagtgaaggaGCCATATTCAAATTTGGAATTAGGTGATCATGTAATGAAATTGAATGTCTAAACAACGCAAGGTGCATATCAGCGTGACTGGTGTTCCTATAATGGGGAAGTGCTGTCACTTGCTGGCGAGGTTGCGTTCTTCAGGTATAGACCATCAAATACGTTTCAAAGGCGTGCCATTTACTCTTCCGCTTCACACGTCGTGGTATAGCTGAGTCTACGACATGTACGAATCTAGCTCGGATTCACTGACTACTATCTACCCCTTTATTATCGGGTTGAGTACCTGACAATCGTTTATCAGCAGCTTCTGCATTCATGATATCGGCGATCTTTAGCATTTCGTCAAAAGAAGCTTCGCCGTATACCTCTTTCAAGAAATCTGAGTCCATTTGAGTCGCCATTTCAAATGCATTGAACGCTTTATCGAGTTCTGTCGGTGGGCCACCAACAATTGGATTGAGAATTGATAGATACCCTGGATCTACACCAGTATATTGCCCTACTACATGACCTTTTTCAGCCTTTCTCTGCTGAGGCCAAGGCGAACGGAGAATGGAAACAAGGTGTTATGACTTACGTGAACCTGAAGCTGTGGCACGCGTACTGCTCCCCGAACCTTGAATGGCGAGACGTGCAATGCCTCTTGACGGATCAGTATTACTTGATGTTACTGCACTTCGAGTAGAACAAGTGCAATCTTTGCGATGGTAGCCAGCGAGAATTGGTATATGCCCATGATCTATATGAAGATTTTAGGaacatttctttcttcaagcaaaggcaaaggcaaaaGCAAAGGCGAACAGAAACAAGGTGTTATCACTCATTAGATTCCCAGGCTGAGTTCAGAGTGTCGGGCCCGCTCCCTCGAATGGCGAGCCTCTGATCATTGTCTGTTGATTCAGTGTTAATGGACGGTCTAGTGTTACTATTGTTCGATGGAGCTGCAGTTCCAGTAACATGGGAGCAATTGATGCCATGGCGGATATCGGACATATCTGTACCGTGTGAAGTATAGTGCCGTATGAATAGATTAGATTTGATGTCATTGTTAATTTCTCAGATTTGTCgaagattgaagaaatgggtAATGGGCAAGAAAAACTCTTAAAATTGAAGGGTGAATTGATAGCGTCGACTTTCGACTTTGGTCTCCTCGTTCAAGGTCTTCGATTGCGCCGATACCGGGACTTCGTTCAAGTCCTTCCTTTGACCCTTGTCTGATGCAAGGTCTTCGGATGAGACTGATGAGTTTCAATCAGTTCTCAAATCACCAGAATTAAGATCACGTGGATCcttttttatcttttcaATACTCTTGTGCTTTTAGAGCCTTTCGCAGTCTTCTGCTTACTCCTCGATGTCCTTTCAAACCTTACcgacagaagaagaggtgatcaCAATTCGAATAACGTCATCGTCATGGGAGGTATTGACAATGTATCCAAGCGCAAGTAGCGAGGTTTGAATAAGTAATTCAAGTATCTTAAAAATATTTCCCTACTATCCTTCTTGTGACTTCTTTCTATTGATTTGGCCGGACTCCACAATCGGTCAGTCAGTCAGAAGTCTTCAAGGAGTGGCAAAATTCAATGTTTTGAGCAAGCAATCTGTGCTCCCATGCACTAGTAATATCCCACGCAAAAGGTTTTCATACACATCTCCTAGAATTCAGGGAGACCTGCCATCATTGTGCAGTGATATGTACTGAGAAGACACGGTGAACGAAGATGTCTTTCCCTCTCTCAGCTAAGCATTTATCGTTTGACTGAATGACAGATACTCTTGAGGCAAAACGAAAATTTCGATCATCCCAACCCtagagaagaaatgatgaacCTGACGAATCGCcgagaaaagaaagtttTGTTTAACAAAGATTATTCTTCCGATAGCTGTGACATCCCCAGCGTAAAAAGAGGCTGGTGACGTGTCTAAGCTCGGTTATGGAAATATGATGGAATAGATCGAGCGAGAGGGAATGTTCGAGGGAGAGGTAATCAATGGTACCAGACACCTTATAGGGAGAGAAAATAGTGGGACTCGCGAAGTCAACACATGGAAGAGCAAATCACCACTTTCGACCACTTTCGACATTCATCCTGTGTGGTATCTCAGGAAGGAACTCCTCGGTTGTCAAGTTTATCAGTACTTTTGTGACTTTGTCAGCTTGCAACCTTATTTTAGTCTTTCCGTCCAGAAATACAACAGCAATCCATATTGCAATCGAGTGGGTGTCTAATGTTATTTCTAAATTTTACAATTTTCGTTTAATCAATCCACTCATTAGATCGAAACTATTTCCATCAGGCTGTAAATCGACGAAATCGGGTTTGTTGCctgttgaacttgatgaatTCGTTGAGGACGAGATGTatcgatcttctccattATCCACATTCCGGTTATATAATGGAGTTAATCCATTTGATGAGGTtggtttttttttgtttATAGGGATACAACGTAATAATCCATGATCTGGCGTTATCGATAATATTCGAAGTGGCGTATGCGGTTCTGTATGTGTTAATGTGACTTCTTGTCCACTATACACGAAACACAATAATTGAGAAATTAGTTACAAAAGCTTGATTCGAGTAGTAATATAACCATTCCAGAAATCACTACTCACGAATGTAGCCATCTCCCATGATACTCTTCCATAAAACCTTtgaaacctttttcttcgatAAATTGTTCCCATTTGGAATCAAACGAGTTCATTATACGAGCAAAAGTACCTTCCATAGTCGGAGCGGCAGGTAATGGTTTACTTGATGACAGGGAGGTCGATTTAGAGGTAAGAAGTGAATGTAGCTGTGAAAGTGATGTCGTGGGTAAAGCATTCAATACATTTATTCCGCAACctgtgaaagaagaatcgCAGTCAGACACGAGATACAGATACAGAAGAATCGAATTTCGGCGGTGGAGTGAATGAACTTACCAACAACGATTCGCCACTTTCCGCCGACGAAATTGGTATTGACCAATATTCCACCTAAtttagcttttccttttttaccACTACCGACTTCGGTACCTCCAACGCCTTCGACATCGGCGTAAATGTCATTGGGCCATTTAATCCTTACTCCCAATCtgccatcttcatcgacTGCTTCGCAAACAGCTAAAGCCATGATATATTGTATGAATACCATTTTACTCGATAGAGAAGCTGGAAGATCGAGTAACAAGGAGAATTGCAAACATCCTGGAGGTGATAACCATATATTTGAACCACGACCTCTACCTGAAAGCTGGAATGACGCTAAGAAAGCAAGTGGCGATGATAGATTTGTGAGGAGTATAGGATTTCTATAGCAATCGAGTTAGCTTTGTTGAACGAGTTTGAGTCGAGTTCATGATCAGACTAACCTATCGAGCATAGTTTGAGTACTAGTCACAGTCTCTCCATAAAATAGCAGATCTCCCAACGCAcatttttcaccttcatcacctttgcGCATTATACCAGAACGTCTTCCACCGCTTTTTCTCGCCAAGTCAATTTCACTCCAATACGTGGAAAAGTTGAACAATGGTGTCCATCGTGCTGAGTAAGGGGTTTGAAAGGAAGGCAGAAGAACAGTCTTCGGTATAGAATGGAAGTCTGGAGGTTGTGGAATAGGAGGTGTGATTTCGTTCGAGTTGAGGTTCAGGTTTTCGACCGATGGAGGATCAAAAATTGGTTGTTCGCGTCTTTTCTTTGCAAGCCAACGAGcgacctcatcttcagaGGTCGTTTCTCCAGATATCGCCGTTATATCTCCAAACCGAATCTGGTCGTTGCCATCGTTGAGTATACCCCAAGCATCGTCATTTGACATTTTCGATTCAAACTCTTGCTTCAAAACAGATCGAACAGGTAGATCCGGTAGATTTGGATGAGACAGGACGAATATCGGTGAAGGGTGAGTCGGATGTAAGAGTAATGCTGGATCTTCTCCCTCTATTTCCATGGATTCAACGACTTGACCGTCTTTCCTGTTCCTGCTAGGAGGATTCAAACccaagagaagaaggagctcTTCAACCCATGCTATTCTAGCTTTGTCGCTAGCTTCGATTTCCTCGATTTCAGGTGGATGTTCAAGTTTATTGATTGCTATTCTCGCCGGAGGGTCATTCAATGGATATTCAGGATGTATAGAACATAGTAAAGACTTTCCTTTCCCATTACGGGTAAGGACAGCTGCGActggttcttcttctcttcctgtcGTTGAAGGTGCACTTGCGTATCGAGCGAGGATTGATACGTTCGAAGGTATGGGTGTGGGAACTACGAAATGGCCACCGCCATTGTAATAAACGTGATCTAAGGACcgatgtgatgatgacgaagaagatggttcgAGGAACAATGAGACGGCTCTTGAGCCTTCTTCAGAAGCATATTGGAATCCGGGAAAAGTGGGCCCTTCACTTGGACCAGTGAAGAATGCCTTTCAAAACATCATACAATGGGTAAGCTGGGTAAGATGATGGGATCACTGTCGTTTGGTGCGACTTACCAGATCTCTTTTCCCTACCACTTCCATTGGACCACCCATATCAAACTTGACCTCATTCGTACCGAAATAAGCTCCTGCACAGATACCCAAATACCTTCCTCCCTCTTCCACATACTCCTTTATCCGTTTAGTCACTTTCCGTTTAATGGTGAGTTCCTCGACGAAAGGTAAATCTCTTCCTCCGGGAATGACGAGCAAAGCGCACGAAGGTTCCCATGGT
This genomic stretch from Kwoniella shivajii chromosome 3, complete sequence harbors:
- a CDS encoding biotin-[acetyl-CoA-carboxylase] ligase, whose amino-acid sequence is MPGPSASAHQVLIYSGPGVSPLSLSHTILTLSLLLLPHYTVQPVTPEILSSQPWEPSCALLVIPGGRDLPFVEELTIKRKVTKRIKEYVEEGGRYLGICAGAYFGTNEVKFDMGGPMEVVGKRDLAFFTGPSEGPTFPGFQYASEEGSRAVSLFLEPSSSSSSHRSLDHVYYNGGGHFVVPTPIPSNVSILARYASAPSTTGREEEPVAAVLTRNGKGKSLLCSIHPEYPLNDPPARIAINKLEHPPEIEEIEASDKARIAWVEELLLLLGLNPPSRNRKDGQVVESMEIEGEDPALLLHPTHPSPIFVLSHPNLPDLPVRSVLKQEFESKMSNDDAWGILNDGNDQIRFGDITAISGETTSEDEVARWLAKKRREQPIFDPPSVENLNLNSNEITPPIPQPPDFHSIPKTVLLPSFQTPYSARWTPLFNFSTYWSEIDLARKSGGRRSGIMRKGDEGEKCALGDLLFYGETVTSTQTMLDRNPILLTNLSSPLAFLASFQLSGRGRGSNIWLSPPGCLQFSLLLDLPASLSSKMVFIQYIMALAVCEAVDEDGRLGVRIKWPNDIYADVEGVGGTEVGSGKKGKAKLGGILVNTNFVGGKWRIVVGCGINVLNALPTTSLSQLHSLLTSKSTSLSSSKPLPAAPTMEGTFARIMNSFDSKWEQFIEEKGFKGFMEEYHGRWLHSGQEVTLTHTEPHTPLRILSITPDHGLLRCIPINKKKPTSSNGLTPLYNRNVDNGEDRYISSSTNSSSSTGNKPDFVDLQPDGNSFDLMSGLIKRKL